Genomic DNA from Treponema primitia ZAS-1:
TTTGACTTGGGAAGCATCGGCGTCTCGAATGCCATTGCTCCCCAAAGGGTGATCCTGGAACGGAGTCCCCTAAGCTTTGCCCGCCAGCTTGCGGAGAGCAGGGCGGGGCGCATCTCCCTCAAGGAACTGACCGAAATTTCCCGGTGCGCCGATATGGCCGCCGCAGTGGCCGCCGCCCCGGTTCCCGCTAACGGCAGCCCGGCCCCGGTGAACGAGGTGTGGTTATACCACGACAAGGGGACCATCCTTGCGGTGCGGGATAAGCCCAATGAAATCTACGGCATTGCCATTGATATAGGAACCACCACCATTGCCCTGGCCCTGGTGGACCTGCAAAAGGGAACGATTAAAGGCCGGGTTTCCATGGTGAATAAGCAGCGGGAATTCGGCGCCGATGTTATAAGCCGGATACAGCGGGCGAATAAGGGGGATCTGTCCCTCCTCTCCGGGAGTGTGCGCGCTCAGATTTCTGCGGGAATAAAAGAACTGTGCCGGGATGCCGGTATAGCCTCCGCCGATGTGTGCAAGGTGGCGGTGGCGGCAAATACCACCATGCTCCACCTGCTCCTGGCCCTGAGCTGCAATACCCTGGGGACATTCCCCTTTACGCCGGTCACCCTGGACTTTGTCACCTGCACCTTCGGCGAGCTTTTTGAGGGGGATCTTTCCTGCGATATTACCATCCTGCCGGGCATTTCCACCTATGTTGGAGCGGATATCAGCGCGGGGATCTACTTTACCGAAATGTATACATCCCCTGAGCCGTCCCTTTTAATGGACATAGGCACCAACGGAGAGATGGTCCTGGCCTTTGATGGCAAACTACTCTGCGCCGCCACCGCAGCGGGACCCGCCTTTGAGGGTGGCAACATCCAGTGGGGAACCGGAAGCGTTCCCGGGGCCATATCGTCGGTAAAGTACCGGGACGGGAAGTTTGACATAAAAACTATTGCGGACAGTCCTCCTGTGGGTATCTGCGGGTCCGGGGTGGTGGACGTAATTTGGGAAAGCCTTAAAAACGGACTTATCCAGGAAAGCGGCCGGTTTGACAAAACGGTTCCCGCATCCGGACTTTTCCTTGCCCAAACTAAGGATGGGCAGGATATCAACTTCTGTCAAAAGGACATCCGGGAATTGCAGCTTGCCAAGAGCGCCATCTGTTCCGGCATCGATGCCATGGTC
This window encodes:
- a CDS encoding ASKHA domain-containing protein, encoding MGSSFPQITVQLADKNQIIPLTEGSDLLSALRSAGVYVPAICGGRGTCGKCRIKVISGNLEPQPADLTFFSPADIKAGFRLACNTLPREDISILIPDTGEQSFHALNSFDLGSIGVSNAIAPQRVILERSPLSFARQLAESRAGRISLKELTEISRCADMAAAVAAAPVPANGSPAPVNEVWLYHDKGTILAVRDKPNEIYGIAIDIGTTTIALALVDLQKGTIKGRVSMVNKQREFGADVISRIQRANKGDLSLLSGSVRAQISAGIKELCRDAGIASADVCKVAVAANTTMLHLLLALSCNTLGTFPFTPVTLDFVTCTFGELFEGDLSCDITILPGISTYVGADISAGIYFTEMYTSPEPSLLMDIGTNGEMVLAFDGKLLCAATAAGPAFEGGNIQWGTGSVPGAISSVKYRDGKFDIKTIADSPPVGICGSGVVDVIWESLKNGLIQESGRFDKTVPASGLFLAQTKDGQDINFCQKDIRELQLAKSAICSGIDAMVRHTGLTYADIKNVYIAGGFGYNLNFSSGAGIGLIPPPLQPKIKLIGNSALGGTVKYLLQRDSVEAMNTIIALASEYSLPEDSYFNTIFIENINFEAGGS